The genome window TTTTGTGCTAAGAGAAAAGAGCCAAAAAGAGCATATTTCGCCTTTTGGCGCACTTATGGTCTCCACTGCGTCTCGTGTAGGCATAGGAAATATCGTAGGCGTGGCAGTAGCTATCGCAGGTGGTGGCGTGGGTGCGCTTTTTTGGATGTGGATAACTGCTATTTTAGGTGGAGCTAGTGCCTTTGTAGAGAGTACGCTAGCACAAGTGTATAAAAGAAGCGATGGCAAGCATAGTTACAAAGGCGGACCAGCGTATTATATAGAGAGCGCACTTAGCTCAAAAAGCTTTGGCGTGCTTTTTGCTATTAGTCTTATTTTGTGCTTTTCTTTTGGCTTTAATGGACTTCAATCCTACACCTTAGCATCTGCTTTTGATATCTATGCTGGTGGCTTTGAAAATACTAGCTTTAAGCTTTTTGTAGGCATTATAGTCGCTATTTTATCAGGCTATTTCTTTTTTAAAGGGGCTAAGGCAACAGCGTTTATAAGCTCTGTTTTGGTGCCTGCTATGGCACTTGGCTATTTGCTTGTGGCTTTATTTGTGATTTTTTCAAATATAGAAAAGCTGCCTATGATATTTTCTCATGTTTTTGAAGAAGCTTTTAACTTTGAAGCGATTTTCTCAGGCTTTGCAGGCTCAGCTATCGTAATAGGCATAAAACGTGGGCTTTACTCAAACGAAGCAGGCATGGGCTCAGCCCCAAACGCAGCAGCCTCAGCTCACACTAGCCACCCAGCCAAACAAGGTATGGTTCAAACGCTTTCAGTTTTTATTGACACCTTGGTGATTTGTTCGTGTTCTGCTTTTATGGTGCTTTGCGCTGATATTGTAAAAAACACAGAGCTAAAAGGCTTAGGGCTCATCCAAGGCGTTATGCAAGAGCATTTAGGTTCTTTTGGACTGCTTTTTGTTAGCGTTGCTATCGTGCTTTTTGCCTTTACTTCTATTATAGGCAATCACTTTTATGCAGAGGCAAACTTTAAGTTTATTAGCACTAGCAAGCGTGGGCTTTTTGTATTTAGGCTTTTGGCTATGCTTATGGTTTTTGTGGGGGCTCAGCTTAGCCTTAGCCTTGCGTGGGATTTGGCTGATGTGTTTATGGGCTTTATGGCTAGTGTAAATATAGTAGCAATTTTGCTACTTAGCAATATAGCCGTGCGTGTGCTAAAAGACTATCAAAAACAAAGAAAAGAAGGAAAAAATCCAGTATTTAAAGCCAGCGATGTAGGTATAAACAATACTGAGTTTTGGAAGTAAGAAATGCTTATAGGTGATTTAAATGGGGGGGGGGCGTATGAATGAGATTAAAAGGCTCTTTGAGGCTATCACGCCTTTTAAAGCCCTTCAAATCACAAAAATTGGTGGAATGACAAATACTAATTATTTAGTTAAAAGTGACGCAAATCATTATATCCTTAGAATTCCACCAAAAAACGCACAAGCTATAATAAATAGAGAACAAGAAAAACATATAGAAAAAGCACTTATGGGGGAGAGTATAAGCGCAAAATGCTTGTATTTTGATAGCAAAACAGGCATAAAAATAACAGAGTTTATAAACGCAAAAACTCTAAACTTCACAGATATGGGAAAACATTTTAACGCCCTTGCTAATAAACTAAAAGCTCTACACACTTCAAAACTAGATTTTAAATACCACTTTAATCCTGCTGATGAGATGAAAAAGTATCTAGAATTTGCTAGGAATTCTAGTTTTTGGTTTGATGAGCTTAAAAAAGGCTTAGAGCCTTTTTATCATCACTTAGAAAAAGTTAAAAATATAAATCAAAAATATTTTAACACTGAGTTTGTTTTTGCCCCTACGCATGGGGATTTGGTGCCACAAAATATATTAGTAAGCGATAAAGATATTAGACTAATTGACTGGGAGTACGCTGGGCTAAATGATCCGTGTTGGGACTTGGCATCATTTATAATAGAGTGTGAGCTTGGCTTGGAGCTTGAAAATGAGTTTTTGCTAGCATATGGTGCAGATGAGATAAAAAGGCAAAAAATAAAGTATTATAAAAACCTTGTAGATATACTATGGGCTGTGTGGGCAGTGGCAAAAAGCGATGAAAACACAAATTACATAGACTATGCAAAAACTAGGCTAAATGCTGCTTTAAATAGAGATGAAATATGATTTTTGGTTTATTTAGCGGTATTTTTTGGGCACTTGATACGATAGTGCTTTCTTATATAAGTGCGTTTGTGCTTATTATTTGCTTTTTTCATGATTTTATTGCTGTTTGGCTGCTATTTTTTACTAGCAAAATAAATCTAAAAAAGCAAGAGCTAAAAATCCTAATCCTAGCTGGTATTGCTGGTGGGCTTGGTATGATTTTATATTTGCTTGGCATTTATCTCTCATCAGCCAGTATAGCTGGAGTGCTTAGTAGCTTGTATCCTATATTTAGTGCGGTTTTAGCTCATTTTGTTTTAAGAGAGTATTTGAGTTTGTTAGGGTATTTTGGCTTGGTTTTGGCTATTTTTGGCACTTTTATGCTTTTTAATATAAATTTAAACGAGTTTAGCTTTCTTGGTGCTTTTTGTGCGCTTGGCTGCGCTTTTTGCTGGGGTAGTGAGTGCGTGATAGTAAAACTTGCGCTAAATAAAGGCACAGATGAAAAAACAGCACTTTTTATAAGGCAATGTGTTAGCAGCTTTTTTTCTTTTGTAGGAATTCTAGCTGTATTTAGCCTAGGTAAACTTGATTTTAGCCAGAGCAATCTTTATCTTGTTTGTGTTGCTAGCGTTTTAGGCACTATTTCGTATTTGTTTTATTACAAAGCAATCAGCAAACTTGGTGCGCTAAAAGCCATGGGACTAAATATCTCATACTCAGCATGGATAGTGGTTTTTGGTGTATTTTTTGGTAGTCAAATAAATATGTATTTATTGCTTTGTGCTCTCATTATAATTTTTGGATGCTTGCTTAGCAATGCAAAAACTATAAAAATTGAGGTAAAATGAACGCTATTATCTTAGCAGCAGGGCTTGGCAGCAGGCTAAAAGATATCACGCAAAAAACTCACAAAGCACTATTAAAGGTCTTTGATGAGCCAAATATCGAAAGGACAATTAAGTTTTTAAAAGAAATAAATGTGGATGAAATCTGCGTAGTGACTGGATATAAAGCAGAGGATTTTTTGTATTTAGAGAGTAAGTTTGGCGTAAAATTACTTTTTAATAAAAACTTTGCCACACAAAATAATCTAAGCTCCTTTTGTGTGGCATTAGAGTTTTTTGGTGATAGTTTTATCATAGATGCTGATGTGGTAATGCTAAAAAATATCTTAAAACAAGAAAAAAACTCTACTTTATACACTACGATTAGAAACTCGCCCAAAAAAGAATGGATACTAAAAACCAAAAATGGCTTTGCTAACAAGATTGAGATTGCTAGCAAAAAAGAACCATCTTTGCTTGGGATTTCGTATTTTAGCAAAGATGACGCTCTTAAAATCAAAGAAAAAATAAGCACTCTAAAACAAGAATTCTTTAATGACAGGAAGCTTTATTATGACAATGTTATTGCTAGTATGTATGATAAAATACAAATAAAGCAAAGAATAATAAATAATTCGCTAGTATGCGAAATAGATGATTTGGATGATATAAAAGAATTAGAAGAAAAAATGGCAAGGAAAATATAATGGCAAAAGTAGTGATTTTTGGCACAGGCGCAGCTGGTAGAGCTATATATAGAGCTATCAAAGACAAAGATGATATAGTAGCTTTCATAGATAATTCGCCTAGTAAAATAAATACTTTTTACAAAGGAATAAAAATCATCGCTCCAGCAGAGCTAAAAAAGCTAAACTTTGATGCTGTGCTTATAGGTGGGGTGTGGGCTGATGAGATGAGTGCTCAGCTATTAAACTTAGGCATAAGCAAAGAAAAAATAAAACTAATAGATGATAAAGACATAAGCTACTCGGCTGATAATAGGGCTAAAACTACAAATTACTATGTAAAAAGCTTAGTAGGAATTCTAGATGAACTAGGCTATGATTATTTTATAGATGGTTCAGGCTTGCTTAGTATTTTACGCAAAAGAGAATTAAGCGTAGTTAGCGATGTAGATATTATGCTTTTTGAGAATAAAAGTTTATCTAATTTAGCCAATATTCTACCCCAGGTTTTTCCTGAATTAAATATTGAAATTAGATATTGTCAAAAAGATTACGCTGCGAGAAAAAAAGGTGATATATTTAATATCATTATAAGTGATAATAGCGAAGAAAAGATGGTCTTAGATATAAATGCATATGATAAATATAAAAACTTCTATACCTTGCCTTATAATGAAAAATATTTTTATATCCCAAAAGAGTTTTTAGATGAGTTAATTAGTCTTGATTATAAGGATTTTAAGCTAAAAGCTCCAAAACGATATGATGAGTATCTAAGTTTAGTGTATGGCAAAAACTACTTAGAAATTCCAAAGCAATTTTTGGCAAATGACTATGGAAATTTGGTAGATTTTCAAACATTAAAAAAGCTATAAATTGCTAAAATTTTATAAATTTATTCTAAACTTACTTATTTTTTGCTAGAATTCAAGGCTTTATTTTTAAAGGATAAAAATGGTAAAAGTAGGAATTTTTGGCGCAAATGGCAAAATGGGGCGAGAGATAATCGCAAACTTAGATGGCTCTGGGGCTGTTCTAGCAGGGGCTTATGAGCGTGACCCAGCAAGCATAGCTGATCTTAAAGATGCTGTAAAGACTAGCCTTAAAGAGCTTTTTAGCAGTTGCGATGTGGTGATTGATTTTAGCGTGGCTGCTGCTAGCTTGGAGCTAATAAACTATGCTAGAACAAACCCAAAAGCGCTAGTAATAGGCACCACAGGACTTGGGGATCAGGGCGAAAATCTAATAAATCTAGCAAGTAATTCTATGCCGATTTTACAAGCTACAAATATGAGTCTTGGAGTAGCCGTGCTAAATAAGCTCTCAAAACTTGCTAGTAAAGCACTAGAAGACTTTGATATAGAAATCTGCGAAATGCACCACCGCCGCAAAGTAGATAGCCCAAGTGGCACTGCTCTAACCTTGGCTACAAGCGTGGCGCAAGCTAGAAATCTAGATCTAAATAAAGTGCGAGTTAGCGGCAGGGACGGACAAGTAGGTGCTAGAAGCAAAGATGAAATAGCTGTAATGAGCCTAAGGGGTGGAGATATCGTAGGTCGCCACACGGTGGGCTTTTATAATGATGGAGAGTTTATAGAGCTAAATCACACCGCTACAAGCCGTGCTACTTTTGCCAAAGGTGCTATAAAAGCAGCTATTTGGCTAGCTAATAAAGAGCCAAAGAGATATAGCATAGATGATTGTTTGGGACTATAAAAATGTGCGCAATAGTTGGAATCATAAATAGCGAACACGCAGCAAAATCAGCGTATTATGGACTTTTTGCTATGCAGCACAGAGGTCAAGAAGCAAGCGGTATAAGCGCAAATTTTGAGCATAAAATCAGCACCATAAAAGCAAAAGGTCTAGTAACAGAGGTTTTTAGCGAAGAAAAACTAAATACGCTAAAAGGCGCAATGGCAATAGGGCATAACCGCTACTCAACCGCTGGCAAAGAAAGTGGCAATGACGCCCAGCCAGTAGCTGCTAGGTATGCTTTGGGCGAGATTAGCATCGTTCATAATGGCAATCTTGTAAATAAAAAAGAAGTAAGAGAAAGCCTAGTAAAAAACGGCGCAATCTTTCAAAGCAATATGGATACTGAAAACATACTCCACCTAATCGCAAAAAGCTCAGCACCAAAGCTAAAAGATAGAATAATAGAAGCCCTAAAAGAGATAAAAGGCGCATACTGCCTACTTATAATGAGCCGCAAAAAGGTCTTTGCTGTGCGTGATGCATACGGTGTGAGGCCACTAAGCATAGGTAGGCTAAAAGATGGCGGATATATCGTAGCTAGTGAGACTTGTGCTTTTGATTTGCTAGGGGCTAGCTTCGTGCGTGATGTAGAACCTGGCGAAATGATCATCTTTGAAGAGGGTAAAGACAGCTTTGAGAGCATAAAAATCTTTGAGAGTGAGCCTAGAATTTGTGCTTTTGAATATATTTATTTTGCTAGGCCAGATAGCGTGATAGAGGGAAAAAGCGTATATGAGATGAGAAAACGCCTTGGCGCAGCACTAGCAAATAAAAGCTGTGAAAATTCCTGCGATACTTGCGGTAACATAAAAGCAAAAGCCGATCTAGTAATACCTGTGCCTGACTCTGGCGTGCCAGCAGCACTTGGATATGCGCAGAGTGCGAATATTCCTTTTGAGATGGCAATAGTAAGGAATCACTATGTAGGCAGAACTTTTATAGAACCAACGCAAGAAATTCGCAATCTAAAAGTAAAACTAAAGCTAAATCCTATGAGCTCAGTTTTAGCAGGAAAAAGCATAGTAGTAATCGATGATAGCATAGTGCGTGGCACAACTAGCAAGCGCATAGTAGAGATGCTTCGCCACGCAGGTGCAAAAGAAATTCACATGAAAATCGCAGCCCCACAAATCCGCTATGCTGAGGTTTATGGCATAGATACGCCAAACCGTGATGAGCTAATAAGTGCCAAGAAAACTTGCGCTCAGATTTGCGAGTATATAGGCGCTGATAGTTTGGAATTCCTAAGCATTGATGAGCTCGTAAAAGCTCTTGGAGATGAGAGAAAATACTCTCTTGTTAGTTTTGATGGTAATTATTTCATAAAATGAAAGGATAAAAATGTTAAAAAAATTGTTTTTAGTTGCGCTGTTTTTTGCGCTAAGTATGGCAGAAGAACCTGCTATAAAACCTGATCTAAAAATCGGCGACAATGAAATATATGTAATTTCATTGCTTGAAGCTAGCGTAGATCCTGATTTGCTAGTCCCAGAAAATACAAGCGATGAACAGCTTATAGAGCAAACTTACTCAAAAGATACTGACCCAAGGCTATATAATGTCGTGCTAGTAAAAAATCCTGATTTTACCATGCTTATTGATACTGGACTTTCAAGCACGACTTCAAAGCTAAAAGCAGAGCTAAAAAAACGAGGTGTAAAACCTGATCAAATCACGCAAGTAGCGGTCTCTCACGGACATCCTGACCACATCGGTGGGCTTGGAGAGACTGGAGCGACTTTTGCCAATGCTACTTTGCTCATAAACAAAGCTGAGTATGAATACTGGATGAAAAAAGGCGATGATAAGACCAAAAAACGCCTAAATATGTATAAAAAGCGCATGTTATTTTATATGAACGGAGAAAATCTAGTTACTAAAAATTCTAACATAAAGCCGATTTTTGTCCCAGGGCACACTCCTGGAATGACGATTTTTAACTTCAATGATGAGTTTTATGACATCGCTGATATGATATATGCTTTTGATGTGCAAATCAAACGCCCAGAAATCGCTCACATCTATGATATAGACAAAAAATCAGCTGTGGCTGAACGCAAAAAAATCTTAGAAATTTTTAAGAAAAACCCAGATATAAAGGTCATGGGCACACACTTTCCTTACAGCGAGCCTGAGCCACTAGAAGTGCCTTAAAATAAACTCAAATCTAGAATTCCTAGTATAAATTTCTTAGGAATTCTGGAATTCCTAGAATAAATCTAGAATTCCTAGTATAAATTTCCTAGGAATTCTAGAATTCCTAGTGGCTTTTTTCTAGCAAAATCTTTGCTACATTTGCGCTTGCGCCGTGGCTTAGATATTTTTTTAGCTTCAAGCAGCCCTTGGCAAAGGCGCTAGTATCACAGTCTTTATACGCAGCTAAAAGCGCAGCCGCACTTACCTCATCTTGGATTAGCTCAGCGTGAAGCGCAGCTTGTCCAAGAAAATCAAAAATAATATTTGCTAGCCCGATATGCTTTAACTTTCGTACAAAAAGTCTAGCCAAAAACACATCAATCGCCTTTGCCTTGTAGCACAGCACAAAAGGCGTGCCAATAAGCGCTGCTTGAAGCGTAGCTGTACCAGAACAAATAAAAGCAAAATCAGCTTGCGCCAAAAGAGAGTTTGCATCATAGCTTAGCTCAAAACCGCTAGTATCGCCGTAATACTCGCTTTCCTTGCCTTTTAGATGCGCTGGGACAGCGATGATTTTTCTGCCATCAAGCTTACTAGCAAGCTCTCTAAAAACCGGCATAAGCCGCCAAATCTCACTTCGCCTAGAACCTGGCAAAAAGGCAATTATTCCGCTTTTTTGCTTGCTTTTTTCTACCTTTATCTCATCTAAAAGTGGGTGTCCTACAAACTTACAGGGCGTTCCAAAATACTCACGCTCAAAGGGCAAAATGCTAAGTAGATTTTCGCAGTTTTGCGCTAAAATCTTAGCTCTATATTCTTTCCACGCCCAAACTTGTGGCAAGATGTAGTAATTTACCTTTATATTTGCTTTTTTTAAAGCCTTAGCTAGTGGCATGTTAAAGGCTGGAGAGTCGATTAGCAGCACGGTATCGCAGTCTTTTGCAAGCTCTACCATTTTTTTTAAAGCCCTTTTTGCCTTAGCAATTAGCCCTAAAACCTCTACAAAGCCCATTGCGCTAAACTCGCTGCTTTTGTGTAAAGCCCCACTATAACCCTCAAGCTCAAAAATACCGCAAAGCTCTATTTTTTCGTGCTTTTCTAGTTCTTTTATCACATGAGAGAGATGTAAGTTCGCAGAAGCCTCCAAGGCTGAGATTAGAATTTTCATAGATTAACCTTTTTTTGATATTATACCACACAAAAAGGCAAGAAATGAAAAATAT of Campylobacter magnus contains these proteins:
- a CDS encoding alanine/glycine:cation symporter family protein, with product MYSAVENFVGLVSGFLYTYWLVFALILCGLYLSFRTGFIQLRFLKDAIFVLREKSQKEHISPFGALMVSTASRVGIGNIVGVAVAIAGGGVGALFWMWITAILGGASAFVESTLAQVYKRSDGKHSYKGGPAYYIESALSSKSFGVLFAISLILCFSFGFNGLQSYTLASAFDIYAGGFENTSFKLFVGIIVAILSGYFFFKGAKATAFISSVLVPAMALGYLLVALFVIFSNIEKLPMIFSHVFEEAFNFEAIFSGFAGSAIVIGIKRGLYSNEAGMGSAPNAAASAHTSHPAKQGMVQTLSVFIDTLVICSCSAFMVLCADIVKNTELKGLGLIQGVMQEHLGSFGLLFVSVAIVLFAFTSIIGNHFYAEANFKFISTSKRGLFVFRLLAMLMVFVGAQLSLSLAWDLADVFMGFMASVNIVAILLLSNIAVRVLKDYQKQRKEGKNPVFKASDVGINNTEFWK
- a CDS encoding choline kinase family protein, producing the protein MNEIKRLFEAITPFKALQITKIGGMTNTNYLVKSDANHYILRIPPKNAQAIINREQEKHIEKALMGESISAKCLYFDSKTGIKITEFINAKTLNFTDMGKHFNALANKLKALHTSKLDFKYHFNPADEMKKYLEFARNSSFWFDELKKGLEPFYHHLEKVKNINQKYFNTEFVFAPTHGDLVPQNILVSDKDIRLIDWEYAGLNDPCWDLASFIIECELGLELENEFLLAYGADEIKRQKIKYYKNLVDILWAVWAVAKSDENTNYIDYAKTRLNAALNRDEI
- a CDS encoding DMT family transporter, with amino-acid sequence MIFGLFSGIFWALDTIVLSYISAFVLIICFFHDFIAVWLLFFTSKINLKKQELKILILAGIAGGLGMILYLLGIYLSSASIAGVLSSLYPIFSAVLAHFVLREYLSLLGYFGLVLAIFGTFMLFNINLNEFSFLGAFCALGCAFCWGSECVIVKLALNKGTDEKTALFIRQCVSSFFSFVGILAVFSLGKLDFSQSNLYLVCVASVLGTISYLFYYKAISKLGALKAMGLNISYSAWIVVFGVFFGSQINMYLLLCALIIIFGCLLSNAKTIKIEVK
- a CDS encoding NTP transferase domain-containing protein; this translates as MNAIILAAGLGSRLKDITQKTHKALLKVFDEPNIERTIKFLKEINVDEICVVTGYKAEDFLYLESKFGVKLLFNKNFATQNNLSSFCVALEFFGDSFIIDADVVMLKNILKQEKNSTLYTTIRNSPKKEWILKTKNGFANKIEIASKKEPSLLGISYFSKDDALKIKEKISTLKQEFFNDRKLYYDNVIASMYDKIQIKQRIINNSLVCEIDDLDDIKELEEKMARKI
- a CDS encoding nucleoside-diphosphate sugar epimerase/dehydratase → MAKVVIFGTGAAGRAIYRAIKDKDDIVAFIDNSPSKINTFYKGIKIIAPAELKKLNFDAVLIGGVWADEMSAQLLNLGISKEKIKLIDDKDISYSADNRAKTTNYYVKSLVGILDELGYDYFIDGSGLLSILRKRELSVVSDVDIMLFENKSLSNLANILPQVFPELNIEIRYCQKDYAARKKGDIFNIIISDNSEEKMVLDINAYDKYKNFYTLPYNEKYFYIPKEFLDELISLDYKDFKLKAPKRYDEYLSLVYGKNYLEIPKQFLANDYGNLVDFQTLKKL
- the dapB gene encoding 4-hydroxy-tetrahydrodipicolinate reductase, with the protein product MVKVGIFGANGKMGREIIANLDGSGAVLAGAYERDPASIADLKDAVKTSLKELFSSCDVVIDFSVAAASLELINYARTNPKALVIGTTGLGDQGENLINLASNSMPILQATNMSLGVAVLNKLSKLASKALEDFDIEICEMHHRRKVDSPSGTALTLATSVAQARNLDLNKVRVSGRDGQVGARSKDEIAVMSLRGGDIVGRHTVGFYNDGEFIELNHTATSRATFAKGAIKAAIWLANKEPKRYSIDDCLGL
- the purF gene encoding amidophosphoribosyltransferase, translating into MCAIVGIINSEHAAKSAYYGLFAMQHRGQEASGISANFEHKISTIKAKGLVTEVFSEEKLNTLKGAMAIGHNRYSTAGKESGNDAQPVAARYALGEISIVHNGNLVNKKEVRESLVKNGAIFQSNMDTENILHLIAKSSAPKLKDRIIEALKEIKGAYCLLIMSRKKVFAVRDAYGVRPLSIGRLKDGGYIVASETCAFDLLGASFVRDVEPGEMIIFEEGKDSFESIKIFESEPRICAFEYIYFARPDSVIEGKSVYEMRKRLGAALANKSCENSCDTCGNIKAKADLVIPVPDSGVPAALGYAQSANIPFEMAIVRNHYVGRTFIEPTQEIRNLKVKLKLNPMSSVLAGKSIVVIDDSIVRGTTSKRIVEMLRHAGAKEIHMKIAAPQIRYAEVYGIDTPNRDELISAKKTCAQICEYIGADSLEFLSIDELVKALGDERKYSLVSFDGNYFIK
- a CDS encoding MBL fold metallo-hydrolase, giving the protein MLKKLFLVALFFALSMAEEPAIKPDLKIGDNEIYVISLLEASVDPDLLVPENTSDEQLIEQTYSKDTDPRLYNVVLVKNPDFTMLIDTGLSSTTSKLKAELKKRGVKPDQITQVAVSHGHPDHIGGLGETGATFANATLLINKAEYEYWMKKGDDKTKKRLNMYKKRMLFYMNGENLVTKNSNIKPIFVPGHTPGMTIFNFNDEFYDIADMIYAFDVQIKRPEIAHIYDIDKKSAVAERKKILEIFKKNPDIKVMGTHFPYSEPEPLEVP
- the lpxB gene encoding lipid-A-disaccharide synthase, translating into MKILISALEASANLHLSHVIKELEKHEKIELCGIFELEGYSGALHKSSEFSAMGFVEVLGLIAKAKRALKKMVELAKDCDTVLLIDSPAFNMPLAKALKKANIKVNYYILPQVWAWKEYRAKILAQNCENLLSILPFEREYFGTPCKFVGHPLLDEIKVEKSKQKSGIIAFLPGSRRSEIWRLMPVFRELASKLDGRKIIAVPAHLKGKESEYYGDTSGFELSYDANSLLAQADFAFICSGTATLQAALIGTPFVLCYKAKAIDVFLARLFVRKLKHIGLANIIFDFLGQAALHAELIQDEVSAAALLAAYKDCDTSAFAKGCLKLKKYLSHGASANVAKILLEKSH